Below is a genomic region from Rosa chinensis cultivar Old Blush chromosome 5, RchiOBHm-V2, whole genome shotgun sequence.
TGTTATTCCTCATGACAGAGAGGCACTTCTGACGGTAATCTTCTACTCTTTTTCTTATACCTTTCAAATCTACTGTTTCCTTTCaaagtttttgttttggttcttCTACTGAAACCCAGTAGAAGAAGGATGGCATAGTATCCTCCTATGATGTGGCGGTTGAATTGAAATAAGATACTGTAAATATTGGCATTAAGTAATTTGATATTGACTGATTTATACTGCTTCTATACTTCTTTAATATTACATTTGACATGCTTGCCAAGATGATTCAATTGTTTATTATGTAGTTTCATGTGAATGTTCCTCAATACTCTTATTGCTTTTGTCCATAGGAGTTGTATTTATATTTGCTATATTAAGTATATCTCATGTTTCAAAACTAGTACtgttcaaaataataataataataataatagtaaaaataataataataataataattagtaTGAATGACCTTTTCTTAACAAAAGAAGTCTCACTATAGAAGTTCGTAAATGTTCTATTGTTCTTATTTCTTGTTTTTTATAATCTGCAGAAATTTTTTAAGGAGCTTCAAGATAGAGAAATTGAGTTTGGTATCTCAGACATCCAACTGGGTCTTACAACTCTTGAAGAAGTTTTCTTGAATATCGCAAGGCAGGCAGAGCTAGAAACTGCTACGGCTGAGGGGAGGTTGGTCACTCTCACATTAACATCCGGAGCCTTAATCGAGGTGAGCGCAGCTTCTTTCTCTTTTAATTACTTCTGTAGCAAGATATGTTTACATCAAGTATAAAATCACTTGATAATTTATTCTCTCAATTTTCTCTTCCTAATGTATCTCAATGGTTTTGCAGATACCTGTAGGAGCTAGGTTTATTGGGATTCCAGGTACAGAATCCACAGAAAATCCAAGAGGAGTTATGGTAGAAGTTTACTGGGTGCAAGATGATTCCGGTTCCCTCTGCATTTCAGGCCACTCACCTGAAACTCCAATACCTCCAAATGTTGAACCAATACCTTCTTTGGCACCTACTTCACGCCGAAGTCGGTTACCAGTTCATGGAGTTGTAATCCACCCCGATCAAATCAGTAATACCACCTCTCATTGATACACTTTGTCATATGTTACCAAATGTACATATTAGTTGTATATTTCACAAGTTCCTCCATTGTGAGTACATAGTCATTTAGAATTTCACATATATATGGGGATGGTTTACGGTGGACCTTTTCAGCAAGTTTGGCAATTAATTTTTCTTGCAATGATAAATAATTACGTTAGGTCGTAGCCTTTGTGAGTTGTCAgctttcttcttgttgtttgttttgtctCAAGCAGCTGGATGTTCTCTTTGTTTGGTCTTATTTGGCTATTTTGAACTCGAACTTATTATATATGTTGTCTATTCAGAGTCGCGCGGATAACGCGAAGCAACGTAGCCCTAGTCTTCGCTTTCTGATAAAACTATGAAAGCTGCAAAGTTTTTCCATTCACCAAAATACTTTTGAATCATAATATCCTAAGAAAGTAGTTTAGAAAGTATGCTTCCAGAGCTCCCAAACGAAATCTCATGCTTTCATATACTCCCAAGGCTACCAGGCAATTAAGTCCCTGATGCGCTTCAGGTGCGTATGCAAATCTTGGTGTGCTCTCACCCGTAACCCTTTGTTTATCGAAACTCATCGAAACTTCAATAGCAACAAGCACAGTAATCGCCTTCTCACCACTTTGGACCGAACCACAAAGCAACAACATTTCTTCTCAGTACAAATCCACCAAGGAAGTCCACTACCAAGCACCAACCACCTTCTGAAACTTCCCGCACCACTGACCAAGTATTCTTGTGTCTACAATGCAGAGACTATGAATGGCTTGGTCTGTCTTTATTTTCCGCATACATCGCTTCCGAATCTAAGCAAGCATGACCTCCGTGTTCATCTATTCAATCCCTTATCCTACACCCGTACCTGTCACCTTTCATGAGGCATACCACTTTGGGTTTTGTCCTCTTACAAATGAGTATCAGCTTCTTCAAGTGAAGAAGTCATTAATGATTACAGATTCCCCTGTAACAATTATGAATTCTATTCAGATCTTTAAACTAGGTACGAGTTTCTGGAGGGGGATAGAGGCAGATCACAATGATCTACCTTTCGATTATCACAAGTGTCAGTTCCATAAGAGAAGTGTGTGCATCCATGGAGCCATACATTGGATGCATGGGACACAGAATCTTATAGTGGTTTATGACCTTAAAGACGAGAGGTTTAGAGTGATCCCGTTTCCTAAAGATTATGATTATCATATTGTTCTTTTTAGCCCAACTTTTGGGAGTATAGTTGAAGTGGATGGATGCTTGACTCTAATAGATGACAAAGGAGTCGAAACAAAACATGTTGATGTTATGGATTTTGAAGGACTACCAAAATCAAGTGTGGGTAACGGAGACCATCATCTTGCCCTCTTGTTTGTGGGAGTCCAATTTCCGGCCGGTTCCTTTCGGTACAATTCACATTGGGGAGCTCCTACTCCAATCTCCAATCCTAGTCAGACTCGATTCTGCTCATGTGAGGGTTCATCTGTACAATATGAAGAGTAAAAGTTTCAGgacaattgaaattttttttgccgGAATGGATAATTCCGAGTTCTCAGACTAAGTTGAAGTTACTTCCTAGTTATGCTGAAGCATCGTCCCCTTACGCATGTTATCGTTTTTTCTTGATAGCCCGTTCGTACACTCGTTTTCTTTATGTCCTTGATGTATAAGAAAGAACCTCATCGTGACAAGCTCATTGCCAAGATACTTCTTTCTCAACATATATCATCCCTTAAACCAAGACTTTCAGGCCTGAAACGGAGTTCCAATTCACCAAGTAAAAAGCTAGGATTTGGTCACAGAGGAGAACCATTCTTTTGAATGTGGAAGGACAATGTTTCCTTTGTTTCTCCCAACACTCTCGTGAACAACCCTACTCTTTCCTTTCTCCCTCTTCTCGCCAATCCGATTACACAAATGAATGAATCCTATTTACATAAACGAAGTAATTAAAACCCTATGAGAAAACGGCGAAAACGGAAGCAAATATTGAGTGCCAGACCAAAATATGCTTTACGAATTAATATCTGACGCGATGAACCcaccgtgtgtgtgtgtgtgtgtatagggACCTTCTATTAAGGGATTTCTTTTTTtagtcttttctagggataggctattagaccaactttttgatcacatttcGGTATCTCAACTTTTCagcttttaggtcctaatgtgtagatcatttctgcaaattttcagccaaatcggtgatcattaaggtatcaaactaaaataaatcaatgaatgaaccaaatctgtcaaacttgaaccgttcatacttataatcttaaatcgtcgttttgaatgccttaacgataatcaatttaaatgaAAACTTGCAGAtttgatctacacattaggacctaaaaactgaactgcTGAGATgtaaaatatgatcgaaaagttgatcTAAtaccctatccctataaaagaccaaaaaaaggatcTCTCGCTAAAAGggcccctatatatatatatatatatatatatatatatatatatatatatatatcctatccagagcggagctccgctttgaaattaacttgtgaagttcgagttttttgtcacttttcggtctcatatccacatcttaaccgttcagtttttaggtactagtatatagatcatctctgcaaattttcagccaaattgatgatcgttaaggcattgataactgttttaaagctagtacagttcaggttgacagatttagtccgtccattggtttaagcgagttagataccttaacgatcatcaatttggctgaaaatttgcagagatgatctatacagtagtatCTAAAAAcagaacggtcgagatgtgaatatgagaccgaaaaatgactgaaaactcgaacttcacacgttaatttcaaagcggagctccgctcttgataaaatctgtatgtgtgtgtgtgtgtgtgtgtacagggcccttctagtgagggatccctttttttggtcttttatagggatagggcaatagactaacttttcgatcatattttcacatcttaaccgttcagtttttaggtcctaatgtatagatcacttatgcaaattttcaaccaatttgatgatcattaaggcatcgaAAACTacaagttagataccttaacgatcatcaatttggctgaaaatttgcagagatgatctatacagtagtatCTAAAAAcagaacggttgagatgtgaatatgcgaccgaaaaatgaccgaaaactcgaacttcacacgttaatttcaaagcggagcttcgctcttgataaaatctgtatgtgtgtgtgtgtgtgtgtacagggcccttctagtgagggatccctttttttggtcttttatagggatagggcaatagactaacttttcgatcatattttcacatcttaaccgttcagtttttaggtcctaatgtatagatcacttatgcaaattttcaaccaatttgatgatcattaaggcatccaaaactgcaatttaccattataaacacgaacagTTCCGGTTCAatagattcggtccgttcgtgtaaattgcagttttggatgccttaacaatcaccaatttggctgaaaatttgcagaagtgatcaatacattaggacctaaaaactgaacaattaagatgtgaaaatatgatcgaaaagttgatcTAATGCTTATCCCTATAAAATACCAAAAatagggatcccttagtggaagccttctatatatatacagtcttgctacggtacggatttcccgtTTTCCCCCACATtctgatcacattttcacatcttaaccgttcaatttttaggtcctaatgtatagatcacctctgcaaaatttcagccaatttggtgttcgttaaggtatccaaaaatgcaaattacaacaatgtacacgaacggttccggtttgacagattcggttcgttcgtgtaaattgtagtttcggatgtcttaacgatcaccaaattagctgaaattttgtagagatgatctatacattaggacctaaaaactgaatggttaagatcaaaatatgtgatcgaaaagtgggtgaaaaccggAAATCCCTACCGAAATTTcagtacggacgtccgcacctaagaaaaatcctatatatatatatatatatatatatatatatatatatatatatatatacaaccttgctcaggtgcggatatccgcacttAAGCAAAACGTACAGATTTCTCATTTTTACCCACTTtctgatcatattttcacatcttaaccgttcagttttagatcctaatgtatagatcatctctacaaaatttcagccaatttgatgatcgttaaggcatccaaaactgcaatttacacgaacgaactgaatctgtcgaacccgaaccgttcgtgtttataatggtaaattgctgttttggatgccttaacgatcatgaaattggctgaaaatttgcataagtaatctatacattaggatctaaaaactgaatggttaagatgtgaaaatatgatcggaaagtggggaaaaactggaaatccgcaccttttGCTTAGGTGTGGATATCCGCATATCAGAagggctgtatatatatatatatatatataattatatatacacacacacacacacacatacacacaatGATTCTCGGTTACTGACGTCCGTAATTTCAAAATCTGCGGATTTGCAACGTTAGCCATTGGATGTGGTTAAATGAAGCTCTACGGCCATGATTTAAGCAGCAAACAAAATGGCTAATTGAAACGACCCAGATTTAATATAAAACCCACCTGCAAAGGTTTGAGTTGAATCTCGATGGTTCTCAAGTTGTCTTCTTTAGGACAAAGAATAGCACAACTTCATCCGTTTCTTCAGTCCTTCAAGCCCACCTCAACTCCCGACCTGAATTCAGTTACTTCAAGGTTGCTGCGTACTGAAGAGCTTCACTCCTTCAATCCTTCAAGACCACCTCGAGTTCAAATCCAGCCGACCAGCCGACCACAATCGTCGAGCAAGGTAGCAAGGTGCTGCattcctttctcttcttctctcagaGTCTCAGAGATCGAAGGCTCCTTCTCTTctacttctcttcttctttggggCAATCGATTAAATGTAGTGTAAGAttcaattttgttttatttattcaattcaatttggggaaatttttagggttaagaattgatgttgatttcaatttCGTGGGTGTTGATTTAGGCTTTGCTGACTTGCTCTGGAAGTCTGGATCGTGCTCTCTTGCTTACAATTTATTGTgggtttcttctctttcttccaaTTCGATGTGAGGAACTGACTCAACTGAGGACTGAGCCACTGGGGAACAATGGTTTCGAATTTATTGGTAtggttttagtttaattttcttaTTGGTATGGCTTTTAGTTTGATTTGTTATCAAGTTTTGCAATTGATGATAGTTGGAAATTGTGTGATGCAATAATTCAACACTCTAACATGTTAATTTAACGTGCTCTGTTTCTAGATGTTGTGGGTAATGTTCTCTTGCCATCGAAGTTGACAAGTTGTTAACTTGGCATCAGTTCGAGCAATGGCTCTTTATCCATGTTTAAAATTGAGAAACTCTTCATATTTATCTCTCTTTGTGTACCTATTAGATTGTTGTTAGGATGCTGCCAATAGGATGGATTCAATATGATTTGAGAAGATAGGATAATCATAGGGTTTAGGAGAATAGAGACTAGACTGGTACCTTTGGACAACAATCTAGTACTTTCGGTTCTTTTCTGATCGCATTAGACTGCTGTTCAGATTTTGCTAACTGTTTAGGAAGAAATATAAAGTACTCACTCCCAATTTGGCCAAGTTGAGTGTTTGTCAAGGCTGCAAATACTTATGGGATTTAGAAGTTTATTAGTAGCTTGAGTTTTGGGATTCAATAGTTCAACATAAAACATCACCTTCCATATATCTTCCTTTATGTATGTTTCTGTGCCTGAGCTAAGTCAGCTTTGTCTTATGTTAATTGAAGGTACAAATGCTAATACTTGTTACATCTATGCAGATTATAGCATAGTGAACGATGACCAAGCATCACCCTGATTTGATCATGTGCCGGCAGCAACTAGGGATTGTCATTGGGCCGCTCTGCCAGAAGTGTGATGGGTCGTTGTGTTATCTGTGAAGGAGTTGGGATTTCTGATGCTTACTATTGCTCATTTGTAGTTTTTGTGGAATGAACTATTATATATGAACAATTATGTATGTTAGATAAATCAGAACAATTGTGGAAAAAACAATTATGTATTATGTATGTTAGCAATTCAAATCCACGATCTTCACCTGCTTTTCCTCTTGCACAGTTTCCAGCAATTAGTGGTAAGGTGGTCATCTTGGTACACAAGCTACGTTCTAATCAATACATCACACATCACCTGCCAATTGTTCACATGCTGCACTCTGCATTTACAACCCCAATAAAACATTAGCTCAAACAAGTTCTCATACAAACATACGAACAAAAATTGCTCTTTTGGAGCATTCTAAGAAAAATTGCTccttttttccctcttttggaGCATTCTAAGTGATGCAATTGCTCATTTCTTTCATTATCAAGAATATAAAAAAGATGAACTCAGATTTCTTACTAAAGCCAAATCTTCAATGAAATAGTAAAAGGGAGCAACAATCATATGCAAATAAGTCAATCAGCATCCATCAACCCATATTTCATTTCTTTCATTATCAAGAATATATAAAGATAACAGCGATTACTCCATCTGTTTCAGAATCCAAGTCGATGATCTTACCTCAACATCCAAAACTATTGAATTGTTCACAAAATGGTAGACAACGATAGGTAGTTAATATAACATAGCAAAGAACAAACTTTTTCTGCTCTATCTGATCACTACAGGGGAACTTAattgtcatcatcttcatcgaAGGAACTGGGGTCCTCATCTTCATCAGTTCCTATTAGCTCGTGATCATCTTCATCCTTGTCCGCATATTTGTCAAGAACAGAACTACATGAAAATAACATCTAATTAACTATATCCCCatctaaaaaatgaaattatacAAGGAATAAAAAAAGTTCTTCACAACGTTACCTATCATTAGGCATATTAAGCGCCGGACAGTTCCGTTTATCATGTAATTGCCCATACAAACTACATCCATGACATTTCCTTGTActacttctctttctctctgtcttCTCCTTTGACTTCTTAAGCCTTTTTCTAGAACCCTTTGCTTTGATAATCTTTGGCTCATTATACCTATGTTGAACATCACTTGAAAACTTCTTACCGACACTTGCACTTTCGCTACTATTGACTTGCATTTGTTTGAGCTTATCAAGAACATTGTCAAGAGCCTCGATAAACATGGTCTGAGCTTCATGAGGACTTGTAAGGACTTTATCAATAACAAGTGAAGCATGATGAAATAATTTACTACGCTTCACCACCAATGCATTTGTATCTGTTATCTCCAACCCATCTAGGTCCTTAACTACAGTAGCATTTGCAGCTTTAGTCCATCTGTTCAAAATATATTGGTCAGGTAAGTAATCTACTTCTTGAACTTTCAACAAATATCCCAAGATGTGCCTACAGGGGATTCCTTCACTTTGAAATTTTTTGCAAGTACATGAAGCAAGATCCGTATGCTTGTCAACAATTTCCTGATCCTTTTGAATCTGATCACTTCTTTTCTTGACCAAATACAATTTTTGATTGTCATCCTCTCTCATAAGTTGAAACCTGTAATTGAAAAAGCTAATATAGAACTCACTTTGAAATTGTTGGAAACAGGCACGAGTATAAATTCTAGACAATTGAGATTCCATAGGATGAGGGGTACTCATTTGAGGCTCTTCATTTGCATCAATATGGGTAGAAACTAACTCTTGATGACGTTGATGTACAAGTCCTCTATTAAAGAGAATCACAAAGTCTAGTAATGAATTTTTGTGGTCAACATACTTCTTGAAAAATGAATGACAACTTTCAGCACGTTGGCTACTTGACATTCCAGCCGAGAAAATGTGATTGCAGTATGTAGGCACCCAAGATGCTCAAATGTCATAAATTGATTGGAGCCATCCATTGTCACTTAAACCACTCTTCTCAACAACTTCCTTCCACTTCTTATCAAATTCTTCTGTCATTTAAGAGTTCCACACACAACTTCTAAAGTCATCATAATATTCATTACATTTCACTGCACCTATCTTTTCTGAAAACTTATCTATTATGTGCCAACTGCAATACCTATGAAATGTGTTAGGAAGAACTTGGGAAATGGCAAATTTCATTGTAGGATCTTGATCAGTAATTATCATTTTTGGGGGACTTCCTCCTGGCATTGCTTCTAAGAAAGTATTGAGTAGCCAAACAAACGACTCTATGGATTCATCACCTAAGAATGCACAACCAAACATAATGGTCTGGCCATGGTGGTTAACCCCTAATAGTGGTGCAAATATCAGCCGATATTTGTTAGTGTTGTATGTTGTATCAAAGATAACTACATCCCCAAAGAAACTATAAGCCCTCCTGGAGGTCGCATCTGCCCAAAAACAATGTTACTGTCTTCCTCTatcttgaaattgaaaaatgaattcTTCTCCCACTGTGCTAAAAAATGAGCATACAACATATCTCCATCATGTCCCTTCAACTCTTCTCGCTTATCTCTTTCGTAATTGTATATATCTTTCCCTGTGCAACCCATACTCTCAATTCCTCCCGATTGAACTTCAAGCAAACTAATTTGTTGGTGGGTTGGAATATTTACCAGTTCAAGTTCCATGGTTAAGCATTTGGTAGCATTTGTAACTTGACGATGAGATGGTAACAAATAAACTTTCTCTGGAGTTGTCAAAGGATGGTTATGAGCCTCCATAAATTCAGTGATTACATATATGCCACATCTCTTCACAGCTGCAATCTTTGCTAGACAACTCGTTCTTATGATCCCTTTCCGCTTTTTTGGCAGAGCCGTATGTTTCTGTGAATGCCCTTCTTTGCGACGACAAAGTTCTTGTCTTATAGTTTCAGAACCATCTTTACTCTTGGCAGTAGAACTTCTCCGAACACTAAACCCAGCTTCAAAAGCATACTTGTTGTAAAATTCAAAAAGCTCATCTAGTGTTCTAAATTCACGGTTTTTTGTAGGCTTCAACTCATCCGCTACTTGAGGAGTGTACACTTCGGCGGTCTCAGCAGAACATGAAACTGACCCTAAATTCATTGCCTGAAACATAATCCCCGACCTATAATTTTTCATTGCAAAACAATGAAACCACATAAAattaaggacaaaatactgtttactccctatacttatagggactcaacgtttcagtccctgacgtttcaatttcacctaaaaagtccctgaacttttcaatttcatctaaaaGGTCCCTGCtgtcaattttccgttaaaaaatctgttatcttgctgacgtggcactatttcaacagtaaaatgactattttacccttattgaccccaaaaaaaaaatttactctttttttatttctttttttaactcttttttctctattttttttaatttgttctttttattcctacttttttttaactctttttctctatttttttaatttgttctctttttttttttccctactcttttttttactctttttttttaactctcttttctcttaaccacgtggtgtggtgtgttggtcgagctgcctagtctggaacccccaggtctagagttcgaatcccagctccatcccgtggccagcagatttgagggacctgggttagttaaaacacccaatggttcgtgcgtctgcggtgcagtgattagtctggctatgctgggatacactgcatgggtgtgtgtgttggttctattgtcgtcttccactcaaaaaaaaaactctcttttctcttttttttatttatttgttctctcttttttttttaaccctcttttctctttttttttttcctactctttttctctttttttttttaaaaacttttttcctcttttttttatttgttctctctcttttgtttttttttttatttctttctcttttttgtttacctcttcttcctcttcctcctctctgctctttggccttcttttcctcctccctgatcgcagctccagttttcggcgagcatcaccacctctcctaatcatCGTTGGCGTGCCCGCCACTCCAAGCAAGTGCTGGCcattccaccatccatccatcatccccgtcatgccaacaagcatcaccacctctcctaatcacccctCTCCATACAGCAGTTCCAAACCAAATTGGAgcacacccaaatcaaatcaattcacgttccacctccctttcttcggtgccaaaacagttcaaacatttctctctaaaGTTACGATCATAAACAGCCAAATAGACCAAAACATGGAAACTCGCAGGAAAACTcaaatatcttatcctcttcaaatctctattggctcatcatctcagcaaaccCACACCAAAGAAACGTTATTGACGTCGAGAGAAAGCTTCTGATATAGCTCCGACCACGAAGGGGCCGGAATCTGAAGGGAAGAGAACCCGACCATTCCAGCTTCTAAGCgtggccgaaaactggagctgcgatcagggaggaggaaaataaggccaaagagcagagaggaggaagaggaagaagaggtaaatagaaaagagaaagaaatatatatatatatatatatatatataaaaagagagagagagagagagagagagaacaaataaaaaagagagaaaagagtgttaaaaaaaaaaagagaaaaaaagtaggaaaaaaaaaaagagaacaaattttaaaaaatagagaaaaaagagttaaaaaaaagtaggaataaaaaagaacaaattaaaaaaatagagaaaaaagagttaaaaaagagaaaagatagtaaaaaaaaaattttgggtcagtaagggtaaaatagtcattttactgttgaaatagtgtcacgtcagcaagataacagactttttaactgaaaattgacggcagggattttttaggtaaaattggaaagttcagggactttttaggtgaaaatgaaacgtcgagaccctataagtatagggagtaaacagtattttgtcctaaaATTAAACTATATGAACTTAACAATTTTATAATCAAGGCAGTGAATGAATGGCAAACCAATTAAACTAGATTGATAATTGCACATAGAATCCCAAACCAAAGTCAGCAGAGAAACCAGTTTTAGCTTTTATCGATTCAAGGCCCCATCATCTTGACCAAATCCAAAGTCAATAGAGAAAGAAGACAGAACAAGCTTTTGTAAAATCTATACCTGAATTATGAGTGCCTTTGTCCTTAAAACCAAAGGGTGCATCAacagttttctctctccctcttcagAAACACCACAGGGAATCAAAATATTTTAGACGTAGAGGGAGTGATAGAGCGAGAGATCAAAGAGATCAATTGTCAAAAGAGCGGGAGTTCATCGAGCTTAGTTCCAGGTTGGTCTTATATAAGACCCGGGTCGGATCCATTTTAATCTCCAACCTGTATGACCCATGTTTACTGCTTAAATCATGGCCGTAGAGATTCATTTAACCACATCCAACGGCTAACGTTGCAAATCCGCAGATTTTGAAAGTTACAGACGACCGTAACCAAGAAtcattgtgtatatatatatatacagatcctatccagagcgacattagggtttatggtcacttttcggtcgcatatccacatctcaaccgttcagtttttaggtactaatgtatagatcatctctgcaaaatttcagccaaattaatggtcgttaaggcattgataactgccttaaagatactacggtttaggttggacagattcagttcatccattggtttaagcgagtttaTAACctcccgaacctgaatttaccaatttactagtcatttggactgtaaacgacctttactttcacttttactgtcgtttcggtactttaagggggccctaaaagatgactttttgttcgggtcaaaatttgagaaaatttccttcatgaaagttgtagaggacattaaaccgagcacgtgcatatgtgatacgtaaaaatcggagttcatatgcaaa
It encodes:
- the LOC112163880 gene encoding uncharacterized protein LOC112163880, with amino-acid sequence MPGGSPPKMIITDQDPTMKFAISQVLPNTFHRFQLMREDDNQKLYLVKKRSDQIQKDQEIVDKHTDLASCTCKKFQSEGIPCRHILGYLLKVQEVDYLPDQYILNRWTKAANATVVKDLDGLEITDTNALVVKRSKLFHHASLVIDKVLTSPHEAQTMFIEALDNVLDKLKQMQVNSSESASVGKKFSSDVQHRYNEPKIIKAKGSRKRLKKSKEKTERKRSSTRKCHGCSLYGQLHDKRNCPALNMPNDSSVLDKYADKDEDDHELIGTDEDEDPSSFDEDDDN